Part of the Cellulomonas taurus genome, GTCCGCACACCGCGATGGGCTGGAACCAGGAGCCGCAGGGTCTGACCGACCTGCTGGTCTCCCTGCACCAGCGTTACCCCGAGCTGCCGATGGCCATCACCGAGAACGGCGCCGCCTTCGCCGACCAGGTCTCCGCGGACGGCCGGGTGCACGACGAGGACCGGGTCAGCTACCTGCACGACCACATCGACGCCGTGGGTGCCGCGATGGACCAGGGTGCCGACGTGCGCGGGTACTTCGTCTGGTCCCTGTTCGACAACTTCGAGTGGGCCTACGGCTACGACCGCCGGTTCGGCATCGTGCGGGTCGACTACGACACGCTGGAGCGGATCCCCAAGGACTCCGCGTACTGGTACAGCGAGCTGATCCGCACCGGCACCATCGCCCCGGTCGAGACCGCGCCGCAGCTGGGCTGAGCCCGACCGACCGGCACCCCCGCCCCCGCACGTCGGGCGCGGGGGTGCCGTGCCATGGGTGAGGATGGGACGGTGCCACGTTCACGTCGATCCGGTAAGCGGCCGTACAACGCCGAGCACGTCCCGCTCGACCTCGACCGGGTCGGCGGTATCCGGCGGGCCGAGTCCGGCCCGGACGGGGAGTGGACCACCCAGCGGGTGCGCGGCTCGGACCGCACCTTCCGCTGCCCGGGCTGCGACCAGCTGATCGCCACCGGCACCGCGCACGTGGTCGCCTGGCAGGCGGACAGCATCCTCGGCGACGCCGCTGCCCTCGACAATCGGCGGCACTGGCACACCTCCTGCTGGGAGGCCCGGCACCGCCGCCGACCCACCCGCTGACCGGCGGGTCGAGCCGCGGACCCGCGCGTACCCTCGGAGTCGATGAGCACCGAGATCCGATCCCTGACCGTCCTGCCCGCGCATCGGGAGGACATCGAGCTGCACACCGCCGACGGCCTGACCCTGGTCGGCGAACTCGCCCGGCCCGCGAACCCCGACGGCAGCCCGCGCACCCCCGCCGCCACCCTGGTGACGCTGCACCCGCTGCCGACCCACGGCGGCTACATGGACTCGCACGTGCTGCGGAAGGCGTCCTGGCGGCTCCCGGCGCTGGCCGACATCGCGGTGCTCCGGTTCAACACCCGGGGCACCAGCAGCCCGCGCGGCACCAGCGAGGGCAGCTTCGACGAGGGCCGCGCCGAGCGCTTCGACGTGCACGCGGCCATCGAGTTCGCCGAGTTCCACGACCTGCCGAACCCGTGGCTGGTCGGCTGGTCCTTCGGCACCGAGCTCACCCTGATGCACGGCCTGGACCCGCTGGTCCGCGGCGCGATCCTGCTCTCCCCGCCGCTGCACCGGGCCACCGACGCCGACCTCGACGCCTGGGACGCCGACGGCCGACCGCTGACCGCCCTGGTCCCCGAGCACGACGACTACCTGCGGCCCGAGGAGGCCCGGCGACGTTTCGCCCAGGTGCACCAGGCCGAGATCGTCGGAGTCGACGGGGCTAAGCACCTGTGGGTCGGCGAGCCGTACGTCCGCCGGGTCCTGAACGAGATCGTCGCGCGGGTCCGGCCCGGTTTCCCGACCCCGCTGCCGACCACCTGGGACGGCCCCTCCGAGCAGGCCGATCCCGACCCGCGACCCGAGGACGCCTGATGGTCACCGTCGTCCCGCACGTCCTGCGACCCGGCGTCGCGGGGCACACCCCGTTGGTCCTGCTGCACGCCTTCCCGGTCGACTCCCGGATGTGGTCCGCCGTCGGTCGGCTGATCACCGCCGGCACCCCGGTGATCGCCATCGACCTGCCCGGCATGGGCGCCGCCCCGGCACCGGATGCAGCACCCGCGCTGGAAGCGGCCGCGGACGCGGTCGCCGCGTTGCTGTCCGGGGCCGCACCGACCGAGTCCGCGGACCCAGACCGTCCCACTGACTCGGCCCCTACCGCCGACCCGGCCCGGCCTGAGGTGCCAGCAGGTCCCGCCGTGGTCGCCGGGCTGTCGATGGGCGGGTACGTCGCCCTCGCCCTGGCCGAGCGCCACCCCGAGCTGGTCGCCGCCCTCGCCCTGCTGGACACCAAGGCGGTCGCCGACACCCCGGAGGCAGCCGCCAACCGTCGCCGGATCGCGGACGAGGCCGAGCGCACCGGCAGCGTCGACCCGGTGCGCCCGATGGTGGACGCCGTGCTCGGCGACACCACCCGCGCCACCCGCCCGGACCTGGTCCGGCAGCTCGCCGGCTGGATCGACGAGCAGCACCCGGCCGGCATCGCCTGGTCCCAGCGCGCGATGGCCGCCCGGCCCGACCGCAGCCACGTGCTGCGCGGGTGGACCCGGCCCGCCCTGGTCCTGGTCGGCGCCGAGGACGGCCCGACTCCGCCGGAGCAGGCAGCCGCGATGGCCGGCCTGCTGGGCATCGAGCCGGTCGTGATCCCCGCCGCCGGTCACCTGACGGCGATCGAGCAGCCCACGGCGGTCGCGCAGGCACTCACCACCCTGCTGATCCGCGCGGACCGCTAGCGCACGCCGCCGGTCGTCTGGGCGTCAGCCCTCGCCCAGCACCCGAGCCAGTGCCAGCGGCAGGTCCAAGGACTCGCCGTCCTTGCCCCCGGCGCCGATGACGAGCGGCGGGTCCTGCGGCGTCACGCTCACCCCGCGCCACCGGGCTGTCAGCGACCCCGGCACGGTGAGCACGTAGAACTCGCCGTCCGTGCCCACGGCGACCGTGCGGTCACGCCGCAGGTACCAGCCCGCCAACCCGGTGCGGAACGAGCCGCGTCCGCCGTACCCCTGCGCGCGCAGCGGCTCCGGTGCCACGCCCCGCTCGCGGGCCGTCACCAGGAACTCGTGGATCAGCGCCCGGGCGCGGTCCGACTCGGCGCGTTGCCGGGCGACCAACGCCGCCTCGTGCGCCGCGGCCGCCTCCCGGCGCTGATCCCGCCAGTCGGCGGCCGCGGGCCCGGTCACTTCTGCTCGACCTCGCCGTCGGCGCGCTGCTCGGCCGGAGTCGCCTCGGCGCTCGTGTCACCGTCGGCCGAGCCGGTTCCGGTGCCGGCGTCGCTCCCGGCTGCATCGGCAGCAGTGGTCGCCTCGACGTCGGCCGGGGTGCTTCCGGTGCCGGAGTCGTTCCCGGTCGGTGCCGCCGTGGTCCCTGCGTCCGCACCGGTCGACCCGGTGTCCGGGGTGCCCGAAGCGCCGTCGGTCGTCGACTCCACCTCCGTCGCGGCACCGCCCGCAGCCTTCTTCGGCCCGGCGGCCGAGACCGGTGCCGGTCGCGCCTTCGCCTTCGCCGGGGTGCGCCCGGACTTGCCCGCGGCAGGCGTCGCCTCGCGCTCGAACTTGGCCTGCGCCTTGTCCGCCCGCTCCAGGGTCTGCCGGTTCGGCACCGGGTCCGAGCCGAGCAGGTTCCGCAGCTCGTCCAGGTACGTGGTGATCGACTCGCGCTGGCGGTTGAGGTCCTCGACCTGCCGCTGAGCGGTGGTCCGCTCCCGCTCGGCCTCACTCATCGACTCGGACAGCGTCTTCTCGGCGTGCTCACGGGCCTCGGCGACCACCCGGTCGGCGTTCTGCCGGGCGTTCGACAGCAGCTCCTTGGCCTGGTTCTGCGAGTCGAGCCGCACCTTCTCGGCCTGCTCCAGCGCCTTCGCCACCCGCTGCTCGGCGGCGGCGGCGTGCGCCTCGGCGTCGGAGACCAGCTTCTCGGTCTCGGCGCGAGCGACGGCGTGCCGCTCGGCGTCCGCGCGCTCGGCCTCCTCGCGCTGGGTGGCGATCGTCAGCTCCGCGTCGGCGAGCGCCTGTCGGGCCTGCTGCTGCATCGCCTCGGCCTCGGTCCGGGCCGCCGTGGTCAGCTCCTCGGCCTGGCGCGCCGCCTCGGTCAGCTGGCGCTCGACCTGCAACCGGGTCTGCTCGCGCAGTTCGTCGGTCTCACGCTGGGTGGTGGCGCGCAGCTCCGCGGCGGCGCGCTCGGTGTTCTCCCGCAGCTCGGTGGTCTCGCGCTGGGTGTTCTCCCGCAGCTCGTCCGTCTCCCGCTGGGCGGCGTCCCGCAGCTCGCTGGTCTCCCGCTCGGCGGTGGCCCGGAGGTCGGCCGCGTACTGCTCCGCCTCCGCGCGCTGGGTGGTGGTCTCGTGCGTCACCCGGTCGCGCAGTTCCGTGGTCTCCCGCTCCACGGAGGCGCGCAGCTCGGCGACGTACTGCTCGGCCTCGGTACGCACCGCGGCGAGCTCCTGTTCGGCCTGCTGACGGGTGGCGGCGATCTCCTCGGCGACCTGTGCCCGCAACTCGGCGGTCTCCCGGTCGGCGGTGGCCCGCACGAACCCGGAGTACTGGTCGGCCTCGGCCCGGACCGCGCTGGTCTCGGCGGCGACCTTCTGCTGCAGCTCGGTGGCGGACCGCTCGGCGGCGGAGCGCACCTGGTCGGCGTAGGCGGCTGCCTCGGCGCGGACCCGGTTCACCTCCTCGCCCGTGGTGCGGCGCAGTTCGGCTGCCTCGGCTGCGGCCGACGACCGCTGCTCGGCGGCCCAGCGCTCGGTCTCGGTGCGCAGCTCGGCGATCTCGGCCGCGGTCTGTCGGCGCAGCTCGGTGGTCTCGGCCTCGGTCCGTCGACGCAGTTCGGCGGTGTCCGTCTCAGCCTGCTGACGCTGGGCGGAGGTCTCGGCCTCGGCGAGCTGCCGCTGCGCGGAGGTGTCGGCGTCGGCGCGCTGGCGCAGGTCCTGGGCGTAGTGCTCCGCCTCGGCACGCAGTGCGGAGGTCTCCGCCTCGGTGGTGGTCCGCAGCTGCTCGGCCGCCTGCTCGGTGCTGATCCGCAGTTCGGTGGTCTCGCGCTCCACGGTCGCCCGCAGGGTGCCCAGCTCGCGTTCCAGGCTGGCG contains:
- a CDS encoding alpha/beta hydrolase yields the protein MSTEIRSLTVLPAHREDIELHTADGLTLVGELARPANPDGSPRTPAATLVTLHPLPTHGGYMDSHVLRKASWRLPALADIAVLRFNTRGTSSPRGTSEGSFDEGRAERFDVHAAIEFAEFHDLPNPWLVGWSFGTELTLMHGLDPLVRGAILLSPPLHRATDADLDAWDADGRPLTALVPEHDDYLRPEEARRRFAQVHQAEIVGVDGAKHLWVGEPYVRRVLNEIVARVRPGFPTPLPTTWDGPSEQADPDPRPEDA
- a CDS encoding alpha/beta fold hydrolase produces the protein MVTVVPHVLRPGVAGHTPLVLLHAFPVDSRMWSAVGRLITAGTPVIAIDLPGMGAAPAPDAAPALEAAADAVAALLSGAAPTESADPDRPTDSAPTADPARPEVPAGPAVVAGLSMGGYVALALAERHPELVAALALLDTKAVADTPEAAANRRRIADEAERTGSVDPVRPMVDAVLGDTTRATRPDLVRQLAGWIDEQHPAGIAWSQRAMAARPDRSHVLRGWTRPALVLVGAEDGPTPPEQAAAMAGLLGIEPVVIPAAGHLTAIEQPTAVAQALTTLLIRADR